In Capsicum annuum cultivar UCD-10X-F1 chromosome 11, UCD10Xv1.1, whole genome shotgun sequence, one genomic interval encodes:
- the LOC107846948 gene encoding NAC domain-containing protein 90 has translation MGEIISPGFRFYPTEEELISFYLHKKLEGKTPKLDRVIPVVTIYDLDPWHLPNCHGELCMGDREQWFFFVPRQEREARGGRPCRTTTSGYWKATGSPSYVYSTNSKVIGVKKSMVFYKGKAPTGGKTKWKMNEYRAIQEENNSTTSSTFSIPKLRHEMSLCRVYVISGSFRAFDRRPVAPVITTSEPSKSVIKENVNKMEATSSLDEESLAIQEQDYLNYFQGDQNPNVNEAINKRVKSDLHDVPFSGWELFDGRYLL, from the exons ATGGGAGAAATTATTTCACCAGGATTtagattttatccaacagaagaagaattaatatcattttatttgcataaaaagcTTGAAGGAAAAACACCAAAGCTTGATAGAGTAATACCAGTTGTTACTATTTATGATCTTGATCCTTGGCATCTTCCAA ACTGTCATGGGGAATTGTGCATGGGAGACAGGGAACAATGGTTTTTCTTTGTACCAAGACAAGAAAGAGAAGCAAGAGGAGGAAGACCATGTAGGACAACTACATCTGGTTATTGGAAAGCAACTGGTTCTCCAAGTTATGTTTATTCAACAAATAGCAAAGTTATTGGTGTGAAAAAAAGTATGGTATTTTATAAAGGGAAAGCACCTACCGGGGGAAAAACTAAGTGGAAAATGAATGAATATAGAGCTAttcaagaagaaaataattctaCCACATCTTCAACCTTTTCTATTCCTAAG TTAAGGCACGAAATGAGCTTATGCCGAGTTTACGTCATATCTGGAAGCTTTCGAGCATTCGATCGGAGGCCAGTTGCACCAGTGATCACAACAAGTGAACCATCAAAATCAGTTATAAAAGAAAATGTCAACAAAATGGAGGCAACAAGTTCACTTGATGAAGAAAGTTTGGCTATACAAGAACAAGAttatcttaattattttcaaggtGATCAAAACCCTAATGTTAATGAAGCAATTAACAAGAGGGTTAAAAGTGATCTTCATGATGTGCCTTTTAGTGGTTGGGAATTGTTCGATGGTCGATATCTGCTTTGA